From one Suicoccus acidiformans genomic stretch:
- a CDS encoding glycoside hydrolase family 32 protein produces the protein MEWTRGQRYRRLEEADQAEYQDLLNTVSASQYRQTFHIQPISGLLNDPNGFSYFDGEYHLFYQWYPLGPVHGVKYWYHVQSKDLVHWENVGIGMRPDTKYDSHGVFSGTGLPLEDKLLLFYTGNTRTEDWMRIPYQCLAIMDKDGNIEKHSDPLIIDSEEGYTDNYRDPKVFKSGDKYICLIGAETEKHQGRVVYYESEDLKKWKFRGEIQTIKSENEGYMWECPDYFELEGQGVLVISPQGMEVEGDQFNNIFQSGYLIGEPIDFKEGTFKHQAFKEFDRGFEFYAPQTIQTPDGRRILIAWFGLPGVLAGTEEDGWAHCLTIPRELELRDNKLYQNPVQELEALRKHTLVEVAKLNKTSTSMTLPRCYEAKVNFTEIDANKVGIKFRKSAKEEVLFYYNLAERKLVLDRSKTHKVINKEYGDKRKCNFSGNELRLHLFLDESSVEIFVNDGQEVFSSRIYNKPGSNDFEIFVENGHAFIEYSLWEL, from the coding sequence ATGGAATGGACAAGAGGACAGCGTTATCGTCGTCTTGAAGAGGCTGACCAAGCTGAATATCAAGATTTACTGAATACCGTAAGTGCTTCTCAATATCGGCAGACCTTTCACATTCAACCAATTTCAGGATTATTAAATGATCCAAATGGTTTTAGTTACTTTGATGGCGAGTATCATTTATTTTACCAGTGGTATCCATTAGGACCTGTTCATGGTGTGAAATATTGGTATCATGTCCAATCTAAGGACTTAGTTCATTGGGAGAATGTAGGTATTGGAATGCGACCTGACACAAAGTACGATAGTCATGGTGTTTTCTCTGGTACTGGCCTTCCATTAGAAGATAAACTATTACTTTTCTATACGGGTAATACGCGAACTGAAGATTGGATGCGTATCCCATATCAATGTTTAGCAATTATGGACAAAGACGGAAATATTGAGAAGCATTCTGACCCTTTAATTATTGATTCTGAAGAAGGATATACTGATAACTATCGAGATCCTAAAGTGTTTAAATCAGGAGATAAATATATTTGCTTAATCGGTGCGGAAACAGAAAAACATCAAGGTCGAGTAGTATATTATGAATCTGAGGATTTAAAAAAATGGAAATTTCGTGGAGAAATCCAAACAATCAAAAGCGAAAATGAGGGTTACATGTGGGAGTGTCCAGATTATTTCGAATTAGAAGGTCAGGGAGTCTTGGTTATATCACCTCAAGGAATGGAAGTAGAGGGTGATCAATTCAACAATATATTCCAATCTGGTTACCTTATAGGTGAACCAATTGATTTTAAAGAAGGTACTTTTAAGCATCAGGCATTTAAAGAATTCGACCGTGGCTTTGAATTCTATGCACCGCAAACGATTCAAACACCAGATGGTCGACGGATATTAATCGCATGGTTTGGCTTGCCGGGTGTACTTGCAGGCACGGAAGAAGATGGCTGGGCTCATTGCTTAACAATACCAAGAGAACTGGAGTTACGAGATAATAAACTTTATCAAAATCCAGTGCAAGAACTAGAAGCTCTGAGAAAGCATACCCTTGTAGAAGTAGCAAAGCTGAATAAAACTTCTACATCAATGACTTTACCAAGATGCTATGAGGCTAAAGTAAACTTTACAGAAATTGACGCCAATAAGGTCGGTATTAAATTCCGTAAATCCGCTAAAGAAGAAGTACTCTTTTACTATAATTTAGCTGAACGTAAACTAGTGCTTGATCGGTCAAAGACACATAAGGTAATTAATAAAGAATATGGTGATAAACGCAAATGCAACTTTAGTGGCAATGAGTTGAGGCTACACTTGTTCTTAGACGAATCTTCTGTTGAAATATTTGTAAATGATGGACAAGAAGTATTTTCTAGTCGGATTTACAATAAACCAGGTAGCAATGATTTTGAAATCTTTGTTGAAAATGGTCACGCATTCATTGAATATAGTCTTTGGGAATTATAA
- a CDS encoding ROK family protein has translation MYASIEAGGTKFVCAVGNSDLEIIERVSFPTTTPEETMNHVFAFFDQYKDEIKAFGIGSFGPIDIQEDSATYGYITKTPKTHWVDFDFIGAMKKYLDVPMMWTTDVNSSVYGEAKLGAGVDLDHVLYYTVGTGFGGGSIYKGRFTQGHSHPEMGHALVRRHLDDDYAGYCPFHGDCIEGMASGVAIEDRLGVRAETLGSDHPYWEIEAYYIAQSVYNATLYLSPNIVILGGGVMKVPGLLDKVKVAFAEILNEYLQVPDLDEYIVLPKLEDDAATLGNLLMAKELATV, from the coding sequence ATGTACGCATCAATTGAAGCAGGAGGCACAAAATTTGTCTGTGCTGTAGGCAATAGCGACTTGGAAATAATCGAACGGGTGTCATTTCCAACAACAACCCCGGAAGAAACCATGAATCATGTCTTCGCGTTCTTCGACCAATATAAAGATGAAATCAAAGCCTTTGGTATTGGCTCTTTTGGTCCGATTGATATTCAGGAAGATTCAGCAACTTATGGTTATATTACCAAGACACCAAAGACGCATTGGGTTGATTTCGATTTTATTGGCGCGATGAAGAAGTACTTAGACGTACCTATGATGTGGACGACAGATGTGAATTCATCGGTATACGGCGAAGCTAAGCTCGGTGCTGGGGTGGACTTAGACCATGTTCTCTATTACACCGTCGGCACTGGTTTCGGTGGAGGGTCTATTTATAAGGGACGCTTCACACAAGGTCATTCACATCCGGAAATGGGCCATGCCCTTGTACGGCGTCATCTAGATGATGATTACGCGGGCTATTGTCCATTCCACGGTGATTGCATTGAAGGTATGGCGTCTGGTGTGGCGATTGAAGACAGACTTGGTGTGCGGGCTGAAACCTTAGGATCTGATCATCCTTATTGGGAGATAGAAGCATATTATATTGCTCAAAGTGTTTACAATGCGACGCTTTATTTATCACCTAATATTGTGATTTTAGGTGGTGGGGTCATGAAAGTACCTGGTTTACTTGATAAGGTGAAAGTGGCCTTTGCTGAAATATTGAATGAATATTTACAGGTCCCTGACTTAGATGAGTATATTGTGTTGCCGAAATTGGAAGACGATGCGGCGACTTTAGGAAACTTATTGATGGCGAAAGAATTGGCGACTGTTTAG
- a CDS encoding PTS transporter subunit EIIC: MENNYRQTAAEIVEALGGKDNIRTATHCATRLRLVLNNEKAIDTNHLEAIDLVKGHFNNAGQFQIILGTGVVNGVYNEFKDITGIEEANKDDVKKAAEDNLNPVQKIVKNLADVFVPILPALVASGLMMGLNNVLTAEGLFVAGQSVIDLYPQIADLANMLNLFSNAAFTFLPILIGYSSANIFGATPVLGAVIGAIMVHPELLNGYGYGEAVATDSVPYWNILELSVAKVGYQGTVLPVIGSTYILSLIEKNLRKVVPNILDIIVTPLVSVLVTAFLTFTVIGPLLRTVGDWMTNVVLWLFNDLGAIGGAIYGVIYPILVITGMHHSLAATEIQILANIETLGGSPTFAVVSVSNVCQGAAALAMFFLMKHDEKVRSIAPASGLSALLGITEPALFGINLRYR; this comes from the coding sequence ATGGAGAATAATTATAGACAAACAGCAGCCGAAATTGTGGAGGCTCTTGGTGGCAAGGATAATATTCGTACGGCGACGCATTGTGCTACAAGGTTACGACTTGTGCTAAATAATGAGAAAGCTATTGATACGAATCATTTAGAAGCAATTGATCTGGTGAAAGGTCATTTCAATAATGCAGGTCAGTTTCAAATTATACTAGGAACTGGTGTTGTTAATGGGGTTTATAATGAATTTAAGGACATTACTGGTATTGAAGAAGCTAATAAAGATGATGTCAAGAAGGCGGCTGAAGATAACTTAAATCCTGTACAAAAAATTGTAAAAAATCTTGCAGATGTTTTTGTGCCGATCTTGCCTGCCTTAGTAGCATCAGGTTTGATGATGGGTCTGAACAATGTTCTTACAGCTGAAGGTTTATTCGTTGCTGGACAATCTGTCATTGATTTATATCCTCAAATAGCTGATTTAGCAAATATGCTAAATCTATTCTCTAATGCGGCATTTACCTTCTTACCGATTCTAATAGGCTACTCATCAGCTAATATATTCGGAGCAACACCGGTTTTGGGTGCCGTTATTGGAGCGATTATGGTTCATCCAGAGTTACTGAATGGGTATGGTTATGGTGAAGCTGTTGCAACAGATTCAGTGCCTTATTGGAATATTTTAGAATTAAGTGTAGCAAAAGTAGGGTATCAAGGTACAGTATTACCTGTGATTGGTTCAACTTATATTCTTTCACTGATTGAAAAGAACCTACGAAAAGTAGTGCCAAATATTCTAGATATTATTGTAACGCCGCTTGTTTCTGTATTAGTGACCGCTTTCTTAACTTTTACAGTCATTGGACCTTTATTAAGAACTGTAGGGGATTGGATGACCAATGTTGTGCTTTGGTTGTTCAATGACTTAGGTGCAATAGGTGGCGCAATTTATGGCGTTATTTATCCGATACTCGTAATTACGGGAATGCATCATAGTTTAGCGGCTACGGAAATACAAATTTTAGCAAATATAGAAACTCTAGGTGGTTCACCAACATTTGCGGTTGTATCCGTATCAAATGTATGTCAAGGGGCGGCTGCCCTAGCCATGTTCTTCCTGATGAAGCATGATGAGAAAGTTAGAAGTATCGCACCAGCTTCAGGCCTTTCGGCTTTACTAGGTATTACTGAACCTGCTCTATTTGGTATCAACTTAAGATATAGATAA
- a CDS encoding glycoside hydrolase family 32 protein: MLDKASIKQMKAQVQEDKQWRQGYHMMPQTGWLNDPNGLAYFQDTYHIYHQYEPYKATGGATHWGHKTSEDLVHFQEEVIFLSPDQPFDQDGVYSGSAIEVDGQLHFFYTGNVKKPGHYDYIYSGREQNVVHVVSPDGFEIQSREVVIAHEDFPPGYSDHIRDPNVFSQNDKFYMLLGARTDDNKGAIILYESQDLDNWTFLGDFLAGDEDQGFMWECPDYSDHGEHSVLIFSPQGVIGDHFSFQNPYSAGYLIGNVDWDMGRFLPTEDFQELDYGFDFYAPQTFKDAKGRHILIGWMGMPDIEPEYTNPTISYGWQHCLALPREIEVRNHKLYQKPIEEYQALRGDAVNLETDKSYERSALYELNIAGENLQVLQLELSQDSQLTYDGEILTLRHGVSGFGRKKRQVKIPAINRIQVFGDYSSLEIFINDGEYVLTTRIYPTRSDLSIRIEADQEVKATYWPLSET; encoded by the coding sequence ATGTTAGATAAAGCAAGTATTAAGCAAATGAAAGCACAAGTCCAGGAAGATAAGCAGTGGCGACAGGGCTATCATATGATGCCTCAAACGGGTTGGCTAAATGATCCCAATGGCTTAGCTTATTTCCAAGATACGTATCATATTTATCATCAATATGAACCCTATAAAGCAACCGGGGGCGCAACCCACTGGGGCCATAAAACTTCCGAGGATTTAGTCCATTTCCAAGAAGAAGTCATCTTTCTTTCACCGGATCAACCTTTCGATCAAGATGGTGTCTACTCCGGTAGCGCCATTGAAGTCGATGGCCAATTGCATTTCTTCTATACTGGCAATGTCAAAAAACCAGGCCATTATGATTATATTTACAGTGGGCGCGAACAGAATGTGGTCCATGTCGTTAGCCCTGATGGCTTTGAAATTCAATCACGAGAAGTTGTCATCGCTCACGAAGATTTTCCACCAGGATACTCGGATCACATCCGTGATCCGAATGTTTTCAGTCAGAACGATAAATTCTATATGCTACTTGGGGCACGGACCGATGATAATAAGGGCGCCATTATTTTGTACGAATCACAAGATTTAGATAATTGGACCTTCTTAGGTGATTTCTTAGCTGGTGATGAAGACCAAGGATTTATGTGGGAATGCCCTGATTATTCAGATCATGGGGAACATAGCGTACTCATCTTCTCACCTCAAGGTGTAATAGGAGATCACTTTAGCTTCCAGAATCCATATAGTGCAGGCTACTTGATTGGTAATGTTGATTGGGATATGGGTAGATTTCTTCCCACGGAGGATTTCCAAGAGCTGGATTATGGCTTTGATTTCTATGCACCGCAAACTTTCAAAGATGCTAAAGGCCGACATATTCTAATTGGTTGGATGGGAATGCCAGATATTGAACCGGAATATACTAATCCTACCATCAGTTATGGCTGGCAACATTGCTTAGCTTTACCGCGAGAAATCGAAGTGAGAAATCACAAACTTTATCAAAAACCAATCGAAGAATACCAAGCCTTAAGAGGTGATGCGGTTAACCTGGAGACCGATAAATCATACGAGAGAAGCGCACTTTATGAGCTGAATATCGCAGGGGAAAACCTTCAAGTTTTACAACTTGAACTATCCCAAGATAGCCAGCTAACTTATGACGGTGAGATTCTGACACTTAGGCATGGTGTAAGTGGCTTTGGGCGCAAAAAGCGACAAGTGAAGATTCCAGCGATAAATCGCATTCAAGTGTTTGGCGATTATTCATCACTTGAGATATTCATTAATGACGGAGAATATGTGTTAACGACACGAATTTATCCAACACGTAGCGATTTAAGTATTCGCATAGAAGCTGACCAAGAAGTAAAGGCCACGTATTGGCCATTATCTGAGACCTAA